In the genome of Anomalospiza imberbis isolate Cuckoo-Finch-1a 21T00152 chromosome 27, ASM3175350v1, whole genome shotgun sequence, one region contains:
- the NR2C2AP gene encoding nuclear receptor 2C2-associated protein: protein MPVEPLVCARTATRVSSVLNRDVKQFGKQHLFDGSEETCWNSDEGTSQWVTLHFPGPVKVSQLHIQFQGGFSSRLCTLEGCRTGEELVKISELYPQDSHAMQRFQVEETVLDKLKVTFGSSTDFFGRVVVYHLGVLGERL from the exons ATGCCCGTGGAGCCCCTGGTCTGTGCCCGCACGGCCACGCG GGTGAGCTCCGTGCTCAACCGGGACGTGAAGCAGTTCGGGAAGCAGCACCTGTTCGATGGCAGCGAGGAGACCTGCTGGAACTCGGACgag GGCACATCCCAGTGGGTCACCCTGCATTTCCCCGGCCCCGTCAAGGTCTCGCAGCTCCACATCCAGTTCCAGGGGGGATTTTCCAGCCGGCTGTGCACGCTGGAAG gctgcagaaCAGGTGAGGAACTGGTGAAAATATCCGAGCTGTACCCCCAGGACAGCCACGCCATGCAA AGATTCCAGGTGGAGGAGACGGTGCTGGATAAGCTGAAAGTCACCTTTGGGAGCAGCACGGATTTCTTCGGGAGGGTGGTGGTCTAtcacctgggggtgctgggggagagGCTCTAG